The following proteins are co-located in the Macadamia integrifolia cultivar HAES 741 chromosome 3, SCU_Mint_v3, whole genome shotgun sequence genome:
- the LOC122074049 gene encoding ABC transporter C family member 10-like isoform X3, protein MDDVWEAFCGKCEHSYVGQNHFSSGFMFFTCPSSCVKNFAVISFDSLLLFVLLFIVKPSLGTLRIPARLQGFSLSHIFSGIFNGGLGVVYFSYRVWILRENYQKFDTILPLHQWMVLLIQGLTWLLLGSIVIHRGRQHPISFLRLLGFLACLFVGILRFPSLVMVTVWKEVSIAVVLDILSLPGSILLLYCIYKVHKCEETRETTNGFSLHTTFICEGNRSGKTDSGSNVTPYAKAGFLSRISFWWLNPLLEKGKEKNLREEDIPHLRKKDRAESCYLTFMEKLNGQKRTRSSTTPSILWTIILCQWKDILISGFFALLNIVMLTAGPLLLNAFIEVAEGKGAFIYEGYILIILLFLAKCLESLSQRQWYFRSGIIGLQVRSMLSAAIYRKQLRLSNAAKKMHSTSNIMNYVTVDAYGLGEFPYWFHQTWTTGLQLCLSLAILFHYVGLPTIAALVVITLTVLCSVPLAKLQNRFRVKLMLAQDERLKATSEALGNMKVLKLYAWETHFKNVTERLRTEEYRWLSAVQLQKAYSTFLFWSSPVFVSTATFGACYFLGVPFYASNVFTFLSTLRLVQDPIRTIPEVISVVIQAKVSLTRIVRFLEAPELQCGNSRKNHNIEGLKPSITIKSATLSWENNPSKATLRNINLEVKPGEKVAICGEIEVYGKIAYVSQMAWIQTGTIQENILFGTAMDKQRYQEVLDCCSLVQDLEMLPFGDFTEIGERGVNLSGSQKQRIQLARALYQDADIYLLDDPFSAIDAHTATSLFNKYVMEALSGKVVLLVTHQVDFLPAFSSVLLIADGEILCAGPYHQLLVSSQEFQNLINAHKHTVGPERLADVASPRSQKITTKERKKLYTVRPFEARTRDQLIKQEEREVGDTGFRPYMQYMNQGKGLLYFTIACLCHLAFLVGLISQNAWIASNVQNPLISRLKLIMVYLIIGFVSIFFVLFRSLFIVVLCLQSSRSIFSQLLNSLFHAPMSFYDSTPLGRILSRVSSDLSIVDLDIPFTSIFAFGTAMNFCASLGVLATLTWQVLFIALPMLYLILHLQRYYIASAKVLMRINGTTKSLVANNLAESIVGAMKIRAFEDEERFFSKNLNIIDINASSFFHNFTADEWLVQRLEMLSAIVLFFSTLTMILLPEGTFSPGFIGMALSYGLSLNTPAVYCIQNQCTLENYMVSVERLFQYIYIPREALGIIKENRPPPSWPVVGKVEICDLKIRYRPETPLVLCGISCTFEGGHNIGIVGRTGSGKTTLISALFRLVEPTDGKIIVDGLDISKIGLHDLRSCIGIIPQDPTLFNGTLKYNLDPLSQHTDQEIWEVVEKCQLRELVKEKEDGLDSLVLEDGSNLSMGQRQLICLGRALLKKSRILVLDEATASIDNSTDSIIQKTIRTEFAGCTVITVAHRIPTVMDCTMVLSISDGKLVEYDEPMRLMKREGSLFGKLVKEYWSHFQC, encoded by the exons ATGGATGATGTGTGGGAAGCTTTTTGTGGGAAATGTGAACATTCATATGTTGGTCAAAATCATTTCAGTTCTGGTTTTATGTTCTTCACCTGCCCTTCTTCATGTGTCAAAAACTTTGCAGTCATTTCCTTTGATAGCTTGCTCCTGTTCGTGTTGTTATTCATCGTGAAACCATCACTGGGAACACTAAGAATTCCTGCCCGCCTCCAAGGCTTTTCACTTTCCCATATATTTTCTGGCATTTTCAATGGTGGTTTGGGTGTGGTTTACTTCAGTTACAGGGTCTGGATCCTGCGAGAGAACTATCAAAAATTTGATACCATTTTGCCTCTTCATCAATGGATGGTACTGTTAATTCAGGGCCTCACATGGTTACTTCTCGGTTCAATAGTTATTCATAGAGGAAGGCAACATCCAATATCCTTTTTGAGGCTTTTGGGCTTTCTGGCCTGCTTGTTTGTAGGAATCCTTCGTTTCCCATCTCTGGTGATGGTAACAGTATGGAAAGAAGTATCAATTGCTGTTGTGCTAGATATTTTATCTTTGCCAGGATCGATTCTATTGCTATATTGCATTTATAAGGTACACAAATGTGAAGAAACCAGAGAAACTACTAATGGCTTTTCTCTCCATACAACTTTTATTTGTGAAGGGAATAGAAGTGGTAAAACCGATTCGGGCAGTAATGTGACTCCTTATGCCAAAGCTGGATTTCTCAGTAGAATATCATTTTGGTGGTTGAACCCCTTACtggagaaaggaaaggaaaagaaccTTAGGGAGGAAGATATACCCCACTTGCGCAAGAAAGATAGGGCGGAATCCTGTTACTTGACTTTCATGGAAAAATTGAATGGCCAAAAACGAACCAGGTCATCTACCACACCATCAATTTTGTGGACAATTATTCTTTGTCAGTGGAAAGATATTTTAATTTCTGGATTCTTTGCACTGCTTAATATTGTCATGCTAACTGCTGGTCCTCTGCTTCTCAATGCTTTCATTGAGGTAGCTGAAGGGAAAGGTGCTTTCATATATGAGGGTTATATATTGATCATATTGCTATTCCTTGCAAAATGCTTAGAATCACTATCACAAAGGCAATGGTACTTCCGAAGTGGAATTATAGGACTTCAAGTTAGATCCATGCTCTCAGCAGCTATTTATAGGAAGCAACTGAGACTCTCAAATGCTGCTAAGAAGATGCATTCAACGAGTAATATAATGAATTATGTCACTGTAGATGCCTATGGACTTGGTGAATTTCCTTACTGGTTTCATCAAACATGGACAACAGGCCTGCAGCTCTGCCTTTCATTAGCAATTCTCTTCCATTATGTTGGACTACCAACAATTGCGGCCTTGGTTGTGATAACTCTCACCGTTCTCTGTAGTGTACCCTTAGCCAAACTACAGAACAGGTTCCGGGTTAAGCTCATGCTAGCACAAGATGAGAGGCTCAAGGCTACTTCAGAGGCTCTTGGGAACATGAAGGTGTTGAAGCTATATGCATGGGAGACCCATTTCAAGAATGTTACGGAAAGATTGAGGACCGAGGAATACAGATGGTTGTCAGCGGTGCAGCTACAGAAAGCATACAGCACATTTCTCTTTTGGTCATCCCCTGTATTTGTCTCAACAGCTACATTTGGGGCATGCTACTTCCTTGGTGTTCCTTTTTATGCTAGTAATGTCTTCACCTTCTTATCAACTTTAAGGCTTGTTCAGGATCCTATCAGAACAATCCCTGAGGTCATCAGCGTGGTAATTCAAGCAAAGGTTTCATTAACCCGAATTGTGCGGTTTCTTGAGGCACCCGAGCTGCAATGTGGAAACTCCAGGAAGAATCACAACATAGAGGGGCTCAAGCCATCTATAACTATCAAGTCAGCTACTCTTTCATGGGAAAATAATCCATCAAAGGCCACACTGAGAAACATAAATCTAGAGGTTAAACCTGGTGAAAAAGTGGCTATTTGTGGAGAG ATTGAAGTTTATGGGAAGATCGCCTATGTTTCTCAGATGGCATGGATCCAGACAGGAACGATCCAAGAAAATATTCTGTTTGGGACTGCCATGGATAAACAGAGATATCAAGAAGTGCTAGACTGCTGTTCATTAGTACAGGACCTTGAGATGCTACCCTTTGGTGATTTCACTGAAATTGGAGAAAGAGGAGTTAATTTAAGTGGTAGTCAAAAGCAGAGGATTCAACTGGCCCGAGCACTGTATCAGGATGCAGATATTTATCTACTTGATGATCCATTCAGTGCCATTGATGCACATACTGCCACAAGCCTTTTTAAT AAGTACGTAATGGAAGCTCTATCAGGGAAGGTGGTCCTACTTGTGACACATCAAGTCGATTTCCTTCCTGCATTCAGTTCTGTTCTG TTAATTGCAGATGGGGAAATATTATGTGCTGGTCCTTATCATCAATTATTGGTCTCTAGTCAAGAATTTCAGAACCTCATTAATGCACACAAACATACAGTTGGTCCAGAAAGGCTTGCGGATGTTGCTTCTCCCCGTAGTCAAAAAATTActacaaaagagagaaagaagcttTACACTGTGAGACCATTTGAAGCAAGAACCAGAGACCAGTTGATCAAGCAAGAAGAGCGAGAAGTAGGAGATACAGGTTTTAGACCCTATATGCAGTATATGAATCAGGGCAAGGGCCTCTTATATTTCACGATTGCATGCCTCTGTCACTTGGCATTTCTAGTTGGGTTGATCTCTCAAAATGCTTGGATAGCTTCTAATGTTCAGAATCCTCTCATTAGCAGATTGAAATTAATTATGGTGTACTTGATTATTGGTTTTGTCTCTATATTCTTTGTGCTTTTTAGATCTCTTTTCATAGTAGTTTTGTGTCTCCAATCATCAAGGTCCATATTCTCTCAGCTGTTGAACTCTCTTTTTCATGCACCAATGTCTTTTTACGACTCCACACCACTGGGCCGGATACTGAGTCGA GTCTCTTCTGATTTGAGTATTGTAGACCTTGACATCCCATTTACTTCAATTTTTGCCTTTGGGACTGCTATGAATTTCTGTGCCAGTTTAGGAGTATTGGCTACTCTCACATGGCAAGTCCTATTTATTGCCTTACCAATGTTATATTTGATACTACACTTGCAG AGGTACTACATTGCTTCTGCAAAAGTGTTGATGCGCATTAATGGCACAACTAAGTCATTGGTAGCAAACAATCTAGCAGAATCCATAGTAGGAGCCATGAAGATCCGGGCTTTTGAGGATgaagaaagatttttttctaagaatctAAATATCATAGACATCAATGCTAGTTCATTTTTTCACAACTTCACCGCAGATGAATGGTTGGTCCAACGTTTGGAAATGCTCAGTGcaattgttcttttcttctcaacccTTACCATGATTTTACTTCCAGAAGGAACTTTTAGCCCTG GGTTTATTGGAATGGCGTTGTCTTATGGCCTTTCATTGAACACACCAGCTGTTTACTGTATTCAAAACCAGTGTACACTAGAAAATTATATGGTTTCAGTAGAAAGACTATTTCAGTACATATATATACCCAGAGAAGCTCTTGGAATCATAAAAGAGAATCGCCCCCCACCAAGTTGGCCTGTTGTAGGTAAAGTGGAGATCTGTGATTTGAAG ATCAGATATCGGCCTGAGACTCCACTTGTTCTTTGTGGGATCAGTTGCACATTTGAAGGAGGACACAATATTGGCATTGTTGGCCGAACTGGTAGTGGGAAGACGACTCTAATCAGTGCCTTGTTTCGTCTTGTAGAGCCTACTGACGGAAAAATTATTGTTGATGGTCTTGATATCTCCAAGATTGGGCTCCATGATCTGAGGTCATGCATTGGGATCATACCTCAAGATCCTACTCTGTTTAACGGGACTCTAAAATACAATTTGGATCCCTTATCACAACATACTGACCAGGAAATATGGGAG GTAGTTGAAAAATGCCAGCTTAGAGAGCTtgtaaaggagaaagaagatggcCTGGATTCTTTAG TATTAGAAGATGGATCAAATTTGAGCATGGGACAGAGACAATTAATTTGTTTGGGGCGTGCTCTATTAAAGAAGAGTCGAATATTGGTCCTTGATGAAGCCACTGCATCGATAGACAATTCAACAGACTCTATTATCCAGAAAACCATAAGGACTGAATTTGCAGGTTGCACTGTGATCACAGTGGCTCACAGAATTCCTACTGTGATGGACTGCACAATGGTTCTCTCCATCAGTGATG GAAAATTAGTGGAATATGATGAGCCAATGAGGTTGATGAAAAGAGAGGGATCACTTTTTGGGAAGCTTGTTAAGGAATATTGGTCTCACTTCCaatgttga
- the LOC122074049 gene encoding ABC transporter C family member 10-like isoform X4 → MDDVWEAFCGKCEHSYVGQNHFSSGFMFFTCPSSCVKNFAVISFDSLLLFVLLFIVKPSLGTLRIPARLQGFSLSHIFSGIFNGGLGVVYFSYRVWILRENYQKFDTILPLHQWMVLLIQGLTWLLLGSIVIHRGRQHPISFLRLLGFLACLFVGILRFPSLVMVTVWKEVSIAVVLDILSLPGSILLLYCIYKVHKCEETRETTNGFSLHTTFICEGNRSGKTDSGSNVTPYAKAGFLSRISFWWLNPLLEKGKEKNLREEDIPHLRKKDRAESCYLTFMEKLNGQKRTRSSTTPSILWTIILCQWKDILISGFFALLNIVMLTAGPLLLNAFIEVAEGKGAFIYEGYILIILLFLAKCLESLSQRQWYFRSGIIGLQVRSMLSAAIYRKQLRLSNAAKKMHSTSNIMNYVTVDAYGLGEFPYWFHQTWTTGLQLCLSLAILFHYVGLPTIAALVVITLTVLCSVPLAKLQNRFRVKLMLAQDERLKATSEALGNMKVLKLYAWETHFKNVTERLRTEEYRWLSAVQLQKAYSTFLFWSSPVFVSTATFGACYFLGVPFYASNVFTFLSTLRLVQDPIRTIPEVISVVIQAKVSLTRIVRFLEAPELQCGNSRKNHNIEGLKPSITIKSATLSWENNPSKATLRNINLEVKPGEKVAICGEVGSGKSTLFAAILGEVPSIGGNIEVYGKIAYVSQMAWIQTGTIQENILFGTAMDKQRYQEVLDCCSLVQDLEMLPFGDFTEIGERGVNLSGSQKQRIQLARALYQDADIYLLDDPFSAIDAHTATSLFNKYVMEALSGKVVLLVTHQVDFLPAFSSVLLIADGEILCAGPYHQLLVSSQEFQNLINAHKHTVGPERLADVASPRSQKITTKERKKLYTVRPFEARTRDQLIKQEEREVGDTGFRPYMQYMNQGKGLLYFTIACLCHLAFLVGLISQNAWIASNVQNPLISRLKLIMVYLIIGFVSIFFVLFRSLFIVVLCLQSSRSIFSQLLNSLFHAPMSFYDSTPLGRILSRVSSDLSIVDLDIPFTSIFAFGTAMNFCASLGVLATLTWQVLFIALPMLYLILHLQRYYIASAKVLMRINGTTKSLVANNLAESIVGAMKIRAFEDEERFFSKNLNIIDINASSFFHNFTADEWLVQRLEMLSAIVLFFSTLTMILLPEGTFSPGFIGMALSYGLSLNTPAVYCIQNQCTLENYMVSVERLFQYIYIPREALGIIKENRPPPSWPVVGKVEICDLKIRYRPETPLVLCGISCTFEGGHNIGIVGRTGSGKTTLISALFRLVEPTDGKIIVDGLDISKIGLHDLRSCIGIIPQDPTLFNGTLKYNLDPLSQHTDQEIWELKNASLESL, encoded by the exons ATGGATGATGTGTGGGAAGCTTTTTGTGGGAAATGTGAACATTCATATGTTGGTCAAAATCATTTCAGTTCTGGTTTTATGTTCTTCACCTGCCCTTCTTCATGTGTCAAAAACTTTGCAGTCATTTCCTTTGATAGCTTGCTCCTGTTCGTGTTGTTATTCATCGTGAAACCATCACTGGGAACACTAAGAATTCCTGCCCGCCTCCAAGGCTTTTCACTTTCCCATATATTTTCTGGCATTTTCAATGGTGGTTTGGGTGTGGTTTACTTCAGTTACAGGGTCTGGATCCTGCGAGAGAACTATCAAAAATTTGATACCATTTTGCCTCTTCATCAATGGATGGTACTGTTAATTCAGGGCCTCACATGGTTACTTCTCGGTTCAATAGTTATTCATAGAGGAAGGCAACATCCAATATCCTTTTTGAGGCTTTTGGGCTTTCTGGCCTGCTTGTTTGTAGGAATCCTTCGTTTCCCATCTCTGGTGATGGTAACAGTATGGAAAGAAGTATCAATTGCTGTTGTGCTAGATATTTTATCTTTGCCAGGATCGATTCTATTGCTATATTGCATTTATAAGGTACACAAATGTGAAGAAACCAGAGAAACTACTAATGGCTTTTCTCTCCATACAACTTTTATTTGTGAAGGGAATAGAAGTGGTAAAACCGATTCGGGCAGTAATGTGACTCCTTATGCCAAAGCTGGATTTCTCAGTAGAATATCATTTTGGTGGTTGAACCCCTTACtggagaaaggaaaggaaaagaaccTTAGGGAGGAAGATATACCCCACTTGCGCAAGAAAGATAGGGCGGAATCCTGTTACTTGACTTTCATGGAAAAATTGAATGGCCAAAAACGAACCAGGTCATCTACCACACCATCAATTTTGTGGACAATTATTCTTTGTCAGTGGAAAGATATTTTAATTTCTGGATTCTTTGCACTGCTTAATATTGTCATGCTAACTGCTGGTCCTCTGCTTCTCAATGCTTTCATTGAGGTAGCTGAAGGGAAAGGTGCTTTCATATATGAGGGTTATATATTGATCATATTGCTATTCCTTGCAAAATGCTTAGAATCACTATCACAAAGGCAATGGTACTTCCGAAGTGGAATTATAGGACTTCAAGTTAGATCCATGCTCTCAGCAGCTATTTATAGGAAGCAACTGAGACTCTCAAATGCTGCTAAGAAGATGCATTCAACGAGTAATATAATGAATTATGTCACTGTAGATGCCTATGGACTTGGTGAATTTCCTTACTGGTTTCATCAAACATGGACAACAGGCCTGCAGCTCTGCCTTTCATTAGCAATTCTCTTCCATTATGTTGGACTACCAACAATTGCGGCCTTGGTTGTGATAACTCTCACCGTTCTCTGTAGTGTACCCTTAGCCAAACTACAGAACAGGTTCCGGGTTAAGCTCATGCTAGCACAAGATGAGAGGCTCAAGGCTACTTCAGAGGCTCTTGGGAACATGAAGGTGTTGAAGCTATATGCATGGGAGACCCATTTCAAGAATGTTACGGAAAGATTGAGGACCGAGGAATACAGATGGTTGTCAGCGGTGCAGCTACAGAAAGCATACAGCACATTTCTCTTTTGGTCATCCCCTGTATTTGTCTCAACAGCTACATTTGGGGCATGCTACTTCCTTGGTGTTCCTTTTTATGCTAGTAATGTCTTCACCTTCTTATCAACTTTAAGGCTTGTTCAGGATCCTATCAGAACAATCCCTGAGGTCATCAGCGTGGTAATTCAAGCAAAGGTTTCATTAACCCGAATTGTGCGGTTTCTTGAGGCACCCGAGCTGCAATGTGGAAACTCCAGGAAGAATCACAACATAGAGGGGCTCAAGCCATCTATAACTATCAAGTCAGCTACTCTTTCATGGGAAAATAATCCATCAAAGGCCACACTGAGAAACATAAATCTAGAGGTTAAACCTGGTGAAAAAGTGGCTATTTGTGGAGAGGTTGGTTCAGGAAAATCAACTCTTTTTGCAGCCATTCTTGGAGAGGTTCCAAGTATTGGAGGAAAT ATTGAAGTTTATGGGAAGATCGCCTATGTTTCTCAGATGGCATGGATCCAGACAGGAACGATCCAAGAAAATATTCTGTTTGGGACTGCCATGGATAAACAGAGATATCAAGAAGTGCTAGACTGCTGTTCATTAGTACAGGACCTTGAGATGCTACCCTTTGGTGATTTCACTGAAATTGGAGAAAGAGGAGTTAATTTAAGTGGTAGTCAAAAGCAGAGGATTCAACTGGCCCGAGCACTGTATCAGGATGCAGATATTTATCTACTTGATGATCCATTCAGTGCCATTGATGCACATACTGCCACAAGCCTTTTTAAT AAGTACGTAATGGAAGCTCTATCAGGGAAGGTGGTCCTACTTGTGACACATCAAGTCGATTTCCTTCCTGCATTCAGTTCTGTTCTG TTAATTGCAGATGGGGAAATATTATGTGCTGGTCCTTATCATCAATTATTGGTCTCTAGTCAAGAATTTCAGAACCTCATTAATGCACACAAACATACAGTTGGTCCAGAAAGGCTTGCGGATGTTGCTTCTCCCCGTAGTCAAAAAATTActacaaaagagagaaagaagcttTACACTGTGAGACCATTTGAAGCAAGAACCAGAGACCAGTTGATCAAGCAAGAAGAGCGAGAAGTAGGAGATACAGGTTTTAGACCCTATATGCAGTATATGAATCAGGGCAAGGGCCTCTTATATTTCACGATTGCATGCCTCTGTCACTTGGCATTTCTAGTTGGGTTGATCTCTCAAAATGCTTGGATAGCTTCTAATGTTCAGAATCCTCTCATTAGCAGATTGAAATTAATTATGGTGTACTTGATTATTGGTTTTGTCTCTATATTCTTTGTGCTTTTTAGATCTCTTTTCATAGTAGTTTTGTGTCTCCAATCATCAAGGTCCATATTCTCTCAGCTGTTGAACTCTCTTTTTCATGCACCAATGTCTTTTTACGACTCCACACCACTGGGCCGGATACTGAGTCGA GTCTCTTCTGATTTGAGTATTGTAGACCTTGACATCCCATTTACTTCAATTTTTGCCTTTGGGACTGCTATGAATTTCTGTGCCAGTTTAGGAGTATTGGCTACTCTCACATGGCAAGTCCTATTTATTGCCTTACCAATGTTATATTTGATACTACACTTGCAG AGGTACTACATTGCTTCTGCAAAAGTGTTGATGCGCATTAATGGCACAACTAAGTCATTGGTAGCAAACAATCTAGCAGAATCCATAGTAGGAGCCATGAAGATCCGGGCTTTTGAGGATgaagaaagatttttttctaagaatctAAATATCATAGACATCAATGCTAGTTCATTTTTTCACAACTTCACCGCAGATGAATGGTTGGTCCAACGTTTGGAAATGCTCAGTGcaattgttcttttcttctcaacccTTACCATGATTTTACTTCCAGAAGGAACTTTTAGCCCTG GGTTTATTGGAATGGCGTTGTCTTATGGCCTTTCATTGAACACACCAGCTGTTTACTGTATTCAAAACCAGTGTACACTAGAAAATTATATGGTTTCAGTAGAAAGACTATTTCAGTACATATATATACCCAGAGAAGCTCTTGGAATCATAAAAGAGAATCGCCCCCCACCAAGTTGGCCTGTTGTAGGTAAAGTGGAGATCTGTGATTTGAAG ATCAGATATCGGCCTGAGACTCCACTTGTTCTTTGTGGGATCAGTTGCACATTTGAAGGAGGACACAATATTGGCATTGTTGGCCGAACTGGTAGTGGGAAGACGACTCTAATCAGTGCCTTGTTTCGTCTTGTAGAGCCTACTGACGGAAAAATTATTGTTGATGGTCTTGATATCTCCAAGATTGGGCTCCATGATCTGAGGTCATGCATTGGGATCATACCTCAAGATCCTACTCTGTTTAACGGGACTCTAAAATACAATTTGGATCCCTTATCACAACATACTGACCAGGAAATATGGGAG TTGAAAAATGCCAGCTTAGAGAGCTtgtaa